In Deltaproteobacteria bacterium, the following are encoded in one genomic region:
- the phoU gene encoding phosphate signaling complex protein PhoU, translated as MPNKHIVKQFEEELNEIKEKVIRLGGIVEKQIADAIKSLVDRESPLAEKVIEKDHVVNGLEVDIDELCLKVLATRQPAASDLRLITTAIKIIMDLERIGDEAVNISERAVELNREQPLKPFIDLPRMAEASQKMLKDSLDAFVNGDTNLAAKVLAEDDFVDDLYKQIVRELLSFMREDPQTITRAMKVMFIAKYLERIGDHATNIAEVVIFMVKGKVVRHMAPE; from the coding sequence ATGCCTAATAAACATATCGTCAAACAGTTTGAAGAAGAATTAAATGAAATCAAGGAGAAAGTCATTCGTCTTGGCGGCATAGTGGAGAAGCAGATTGCCGATGCCATAAAATCCCTTGTAGACCGGGAAAGCCCGCTGGCAGAAAAGGTCATTGAAAAGGACCATGTCGTCAATGGCCTTGAAGTCGATATTGATGAACTCTGTCTCAAGGTTCTCGCCACAAGACAGCCGGCCGCTTCCGACCTTCGTCTTATTACGACGGCCATCAAGATTATTATGGACCTGGAAAGGATAGGTGATGAGGCTGTTAATATATCGGAACGTGCTGTCGAGCTAAACAGGGAGCAGCCCCTAAAACCTTTTATCGATCTTCCGAGAATGGCCGAGGCGTCACAGAAAATGCTCAAAGACAGCCTCGATGCATTTGTTAATGGTGATACGAATCTGGCCGCCAAAGTACTTGCTGAAGATGACTTCGTCGATGATCTTTATAAACAGATAGTGAGGGAACTCCTCTCTTTTATGAGGGAAGACCCACAAACCATTACAAGAGCGATGAAGGTTATGTTTATTGCAAAATACCTCGAACGAATCGGGGACCATGCAACCAACATTGCTGAAGTGGTTATATTTATGGTTAAAGGGAAGGTGGTTCGCCACATGGCGCCTGAGTAA